A window from Shewanella livingstonensis encodes these proteins:
- a CDS encoding YajG family lipoprotein, with product MKLLIPILLSTLLLTACASYEPTHVGLNPTLGAVKLQTEADFPVMVDTIDTREASFVVRFNEEGKAPRLVSASEPVRQQLEKLFRNGMNKAGYVIDPAARNSVQFQLNYLLADVTDSTFSFESKTRLVINVLAKNSQQEFTKSYNANGYLKGSLSPDFATLELDITQLVDKLTTEILNDEELHQFIQR from the coding sequence ATGAAGTTATTAATCCCTATTTTACTGTCTACATTACTGTTAACAGCTTGCGCCAGTTATGAACCGACTCATGTTGGCCTCAATCCGACCCTGGGTGCGGTTAAGTTACAAACTGAAGCCGATTTTCCGGTAATGGTCGACACCATAGATACTCGAGAAGCAAGCTTTGTAGTGCGTTTTAACGAAGAAGGTAAAGCGCCTAGGTTGGTGAGCGCCAGTGAGCCGGTTCGTCAACAGCTGGAAAAACTGTTTCGTAATGGCATGAACAAAGCGGGTTATGTTATTGACCCTGCCGCACGTAATTCAGTGCAGTTTCAACTCAACTATTTATTGGCTGACGTAACTGATTCTACATTCAGTTTTGAATCAAAAACACGCCTAGTTATCAATGTATTAGCTAAAAATTCACAACAAGAATTCACTAAGTCATATAATGCTAATGGCTACTTAAAAGGCTCATTGAGCCCAGACTTTGCCACGCTTGAATTAGATATCACTCAATTAGTTGATAAGCTCACCACTGAAATTCTTAACGATGAAGAGTTACACCAATTTATTCAACGTTAA
- a CDS encoding DUF2804 domain-containing protein: protein MQLKFDKQYDVGNVMQHKQPQLAPEKLINANGQPVFGLFDGIVDSLNVNQFAYSTVMDKQASIMAKHFNFKQFQFVNIITPHYIVALAIADIRYVANGFCYLYDIRANKLTQTQWLTPFGLGCKLSGSPKRGRAEIGRKSKGIVIDIIDGQWHVEINLAYIQANLRIQPAPLSLPISLCTPTGYNGWTYTQKHNGLSVAGQLTIHHEPQPLQYALAGYDFSAGFMRRETSWRWASINAQTDEGIIGLNLAAGVNETGQTENVMWINGERHLLGGAQFDFNRHSQQDGWYITTNDGQVDLHFRPLNQRSEKLNLLWLKNNFRQYIGYFSGVICDNNGNQYRLKNQLGLTEDHFAKW, encoded by the coding sequence ATGCAACTTAAGTTTGATAAACAATATGATGTAGGGAATGTAATGCAACATAAACAACCGCAATTGGCACCAGAAAAATTGATCAATGCCAATGGCCAGCCAGTGTTTGGCCTATTTGATGGAATCGTTGATTCGCTCAATGTTAATCAATTTGCTTATTCAACAGTAATGGACAAACAAGCATCGATAATGGCTAAACATTTTAATTTTAAGCAATTCCAATTTGTTAACATTATTACCCCGCATTATATTGTCGCCCTTGCGATTGCCGATATTCGATATGTTGCCAATGGTTTTTGTTATCTTTATGACATCAGAGCCAACAAGCTAACCCAAACACAATGGTTAACGCCATTTGGGCTGGGCTGTAAGTTAAGTGGTTCACCTAAGCGTGGCCGCGCCGAGATAGGCCGTAAAAGCAAAGGTATTGTTATCGATATTATCGACGGTCAATGGCACGTTGAAATTAACCTTGCTTATATACAAGCTAATTTACGCATTCAGCCAGCGCCACTCAGTTTACCGATCAGCTTGTGTACTCCAACAGGTTATAACGGTTGGACTTATACTCAAAAGCACAATGGCTTATCCGTGGCGGGGCAACTCACCATTCATCATGAACCACAGCCTTTGCAATATGCACTGGCAGGTTATGACTTTTCGGCCGGATTTATGCGCCGTGAAACCAGTTGGCGCTGGGCTTCAATTAATGCTCAAACTGACGAGGGGATTATAGGGCTTAATTTGGCGGCCGGTGTTAATGAAACCGGCCAAACTGAAAATGTGATGTGGATAAATGGCGAACGCCATTTACTGGGCGGGGCACAATTTGATTTTAATCGCCACTCTCAACAAGATGGGTGGTATATCACCACCAATGATGGCCAAGTCGATTTGCATTTTAGGCCATTAAATCAACGCAGTGAAAAGTTAAATTTACTCTGGTTAAAAAACAACTTTAGACAATACATTGGTTATTTTAGTGGTGTGATTTGCGATAATAATGGTAATCAGTATCGCCTAAAAAATCAGTTAGGATTAACCGAAGATCACTTTGCTAAATGGTGA